A genomic segment from Nicotiana sylvestris chromosome 1, ASM39365v2, whole genome shotgun sequence encodes:
- the LOC138875582 gene encoding uncharacterized protein, with protein MATTLNKAFPDLSKLEPLGGNNYKCWSRKLLIFFEQLEVDYVLFNNPPADIVANSSNAANIVVADDVANKKFEKNNKTVRRHLFNHMTNLLFDLFINYKSAKVIWDNLEKKYGADDAGKKKYVVGKWIKFQMVDNKPIMEQVHEYENLTADVLNEGMEMCEILQANVLVEKFPPSWSDYRNQLKHKKKNLTLQELISHMRIEEANCLKDEESERLKDKMKSLSLNSSKANLMESSSTFVKDRFKGKQKKGHVKKQNYFTKPEGHIQKSKGPCYVCGKIGHKAFQCNQRQGQS; from the coding sequence ATGGCCACCACTTTGAACAAAGCATTTCCTGATCTCTCAAAGCTTGAGCCTTTAGGTGGAAATAATTATAAGTGTTGGTCCCGgaaacttttaattttctttgaaCAATTAGAAGTTGATTATGTTTTGTTTAATAATCCTCCTGCTGATATTGTTGCTAATAGTTCTAATGCTGCTAATATTGTTGTTGCTGATGATGTTGCtaataaaaaatttgaaaagaatAATAAAACAGTAAGAAGGCATTTATTTAACCATATGACTAACCTTCTCTTTGATTTGTTTATAAATTATAAATCTGCTAAAGTCATATGGGACAATTTGGAGAAGAAATACGGTGCTGATGATGCAGGAAAAAAGAAGTATGTCGTTGGAAAGTGGATCAAGTTTCAGATGGTTgataataagccaatcatggaACAGGTTCACGAGTATGAGAACTTAACTGCTGATGTTTTGAACGAGGGCATGGAGATGTGTGAGATTCTTCAGGCTAATGTTTTGGTTGAAAAGTTTCCACCTTCCTGGAGTGATTACAGGAATCAACTAAAACACAAGAAGAAAAACTTAACTCTTCAAGAACTAATCAGTCACATGAGGATTGAGGAAGCAAACTGTCTCAAAGATGAGGAGTCTGAACGGCTTAAGGATAAGATGAAATCTCTCTCTCTTAATTCTTCTAAAGCTAACCTTATGGAATCTTCTAGTACCTTTGTGAAAGACAGGTTTAAAGGAAAACAGAAGAAAGGACATGTGAAGAAGCAGAATTACTTCACTAAGCCGGAGGGCCATATTCAAAAGTCAAAAGGACCTTGCTATGTCTGTGGCAAAATTGGTCACAAGGCTTTTCAGTGCAACCAGAGACAAGGACAAAGCTAA